Proteins co-encoded in one Brassica oleracea var. oleracea cultivar TO1000 chromosome C4, BOL, whole genome shotgun sequence genomic window:
- the LOC106338889 gene encoding putative F-box protein At1g32140 — translation MTMITDLSLDLIEEILSKVSIKSLKAVKSTCKEWNTLSKDESFRKKHSTKEFPMFLNFDGYRFRKRFSLHRIHNIKDLTCIKEIAKLHIPLDLLIVNQCDGLLLCSAKGEDDSLVVWNPYLAQTRWIELRNSRIETNHQYAIGYDNSKNHKVLMLFDNHLKHEIYYFKSSSWRVLDINNHTNPKRRRKRGVSLKGNSYFVVDGKLLGFVFTREKFGPCMDLPFDSSDKFGDDGIRCSCVRGEQLAVLFQKYLYEFVIWITTKIEPDAVSWSSFLKVDMKPFVGADHWLEVESFFIEKEKKVAVVWGDYDYKDKCYVVGEDGCYQKKTYMKDIVVFYAPSLVQIQ, via the coding sequence ATCCACTTGCAAAGAATGGAACACTCTATCCAAAGATGAGAGCTTTCGAAAGAAACACTCAACCAAAGAGTTTCCCATGTTCTTGAATTTTGATGGTTATCGTTTTAGGAAAAGATTCAGTCTCCACAGAATTCATAACATCAAAGACTTGACATGTATAAAGGAGATAGCTAAACTACATATTCCTCTCGATTTACTGATAGTCAATCAGTGCGACGGCTTATTGTTATGCTCGGCTAAGGGTGAGGATGACAGTCTAGTGGTATGGAACCCGTATTTGGCTCAAACCAGATGGATTGAACTCAGAAATAGTAGGATCGAAACAAATCATCAGTATGCTATCGGATACGACAATAGCAAGAACCATAAAGTCTTGATGCTTTTTGATAATCATTTAAAGCATGAAATCTATTATTTTAAGTCGAGTTCATGGAGGGTACTTGATATAAACAATCATACCAATCCTAAACGGAGACGGAAGAGAGGTGTGTCATTGAAGGGAAATAGTTACTTTGTTGTTGATGGGAAACTATTAGGTTTCGTTTTTACTAGAGAGAAATTTGGACCGTGTATGGATCTACCATTTGACAGTAGTGATAAATTTGGGGATGATGGGATTCGATGTTCTTGTGTAAGAGGAGAGCAGCTTGCGGTGCTATTTCAAAAGTACCTATATGAATTTGTGATATGGATTACAACTAAGATTGAGCCAGATGCTGTGTCGTGGAGCAGTTTCCTTAAAGTTGATATGAAACCTTTCGTTGGTGCGGACCATTGGTTGGAAGTTGAGAGTTTCTTCATTGAAAAGGAGAAGAAAGTAGCAGTGGTTTGGGGTGATTACGACTACAAAGATAAATGTTATGTGGTAGGAGAGGATGGATGCTACCAGAAAAAAACGTATATGAAAGATATTGTGGTCTTTTATGCTCCAAGTTTGGTGCAGATCCAATAA
- the LOC106339369 gene encoding uncharacterized protein LOC106339369 isoform X2: MERSSDPHHSTADLLSWPQIHHSSAANPSNQPSDDIGDVLGRGGRTTNKEAESLNKKKNCSGHKLKEMNGSDIFSDNGNVTNGDPTHTSRIHYHHDQDSQISFCGEENSVAATPKKPTTSSAEAAKLKELGRSVQTQADSKSKKKQLSNSKTKAITGRDIFASPPPPETQVAATKQQVKGNKNLEESAKASNGQSRNTEEHVVKSSRKIHNNPKFQQLTSNGIFESDKIPPGYSEKMHSSAKSREMRGNNIFADGKSEYRDYYGGARRPPGGESSLSLV, encoded by the exons ATGGAGCGATCAAGCGATCCCCATCATTCCACCGCCGATCTTCTCTCTTGGCCCCAGATCCACCACTCCTCCGCTGCTAATCCCTCCAACCAG CCGTCTGATGACATCGGCGACGTCCTTGGCCGTGGTGGCAGAACCACCAACAAGGAAGCCGAATCGCTTAATAAGAA GAAGAACTGTTCTGGCCACAAGCTAAAAGAGATGAATGGTAGTGATATCTTCTCTGATAATGGTAACGTAACCAACGGTGATCCAACTCACACTTCAAGAATCCATTACCATCATGATCAG GATAGTCAGATATCTTTCTGCGGCGAAGAGAACAGCGTTGCTGCGACTCCTAAGAAACCAACAACCTCTTCAGCCGAGGCTGCAAAGCTTAAGGAGTTGGGCAGGTCTGTCCAAACACAGGCCGACTCCAAGAGCAAAAAGAAGCAGTTATCGAACTCCAAGACCAAAGCAATCACTGGTCGCGACATTTTTGCATCTCCTCCTCCTCCTGAAACCCAAGTAGCTGCAACAAAACAGCAAGTTAAAGGAAACAAGAACTTGGAGGAATCTGCTAAAGCCTCCAAT GGGCAAAGCCGTAACACTGAAGAACATGTTGTGAAGTCATCAAGGAAGATACACAACAACCCCAAGTTTCAGCAACTCACGAGCAACGGTATCTTCGAATCTGATAAGATCCCTCCTGGGTATTCAGAGAAGATGCATAGCTCAGCTAAATCGCGGGAGATGAGGGGAAACAATATATTTGCAGACGGCAAGTCCGAGTATCGGGATTACTATGGTGGAGCGAGGAGGCCTCCGGGTGGTGAGAGCAGCCTTTCCTTGGTCTAA
- the LOC106339369 gene encoding uncharacterized protein LOC106339369 isoform X1: protein MERSSDPHHSTADLLSWPQIHHSSAANPSNQPSDDIGDVLGRGGRTTNKEAESLNKNVSYRKNCSGHKLKEMNGSDIFSDNGNVTNGDPTHTSRIHYHHDQDSQISFCGEENSVAATPKKPTTSSAEAAKLKELGRSVQTQADSKSKKKQLSNSKTKAITGRDIFASPPPPETQVAATKQQVKGNKNLEESAKASNGQSRNTEEHVVKSSRKIHNNPKFQQLTSNGIFESDKIPPGYSEKMHSSAKSREMRGNNIFADGKSEYRDYYGGARRPPGGESSLSLV from the exons ATGGAGCGATCAAGCGATCCCCATCATTCCACCGCCGATCTTCTCTCTTGGCCCCAGATCCACCACTCCTCCGCTGCTAATCCCTCCAACCAG CCGTCTGATGACATCGGCGACGTCCTTGGCCGTGGTGGCAGAACCACCAACAAGGAAGCCGAATCGCTTAATAAGAA TGTTTCATACAGGAAGAACTGTTCTGGCCACAAGCTAAAAGAGATGAATGGTAGTGATATCTTCTCTGATAATGGTAACGTAACCAACGGTGATCCAACTCACACTTCAAGAATCCATTACCATCATGATCAG GATAGTCAGATATCTTTCTGCGGCGAAGAGAACAGCGTTGCTGCGACTCCTAAGAAACCAACAACCTCTTCAGCCGAGGCTGCAAAGCTTAAGGAGTTGGGCAGGTCTGTCCAAACACAGGCCGACTCCAAGAGCAAAAAGAAGCAGTTATCGAACTCCAAGACCAAAGCAATCACTGGTCGCGACATTTTTGCATCTCCTCCTCCTCCTGAAACCCAAGTAGCTGCAACAAAACAGCAAGTTAAAGGAAACAAGAACTTGGAGGAATCTGCTAAAGCCTCCAAT GGGCAAAGCCGTAACACTGAAGAACATGTTGTGAAGTCATCAAGGAAGATACACAACAACCCCAAGTTTCAGCAACTCACGAGCAACGGTATCTTCGAATCTGATAAGATCCCTCCTGGGTATTCAGAGAAGATGCATAGCTCAGCTAAATCGCGGGAGATGAGGGGAAACAATATATTTGCAGACGGCAAGTCCGAGTATCGGGATTACTATGGTGGAGCGAGGAGGCCTCCGGGTGGTGAGAGCAGCCTTTCCTTGGTCTAA
- the LOC106341974 gene encoding calmodulin-binding transcription activator 3 isoform X2 produces MAEARRFSLNNELDVGQILSEARNRWLRPPEICEILQNYQKFQISTEPPTTPASGSVFLFDRKVLRYFRKDGHNWRKKRDGKTVKEAHERLKAGSVDVLHCYYAHGQDNEHFQRRSYWMLQEELSHIVFVHYLEVKGSRVSTSYNRMQRTEDSTQETGEVYTSERNGYASGSINQYDHSNNQSQATDSASVNGVHTPELEDAQSAYNQQGSPILYSHQTLQQPPATSFDPYYQMSLTPGDSYQKEIHTIPSSTMVEKSRTINGPVVTNSIKNKKSIDSQTWEEILGNCGSGGEGLPMQPHSEHEGLDQMLQSYSFTMQDFASLQESIVKSQNQELSSGLTSDRSMWFQGQDIEPNALSNLASSEKAPYLSTMKQHLLDGALGEEGLKKMDSFNRWMSKELGELGDVGVTADANESFTHSSSTAYWEEVESEDVSNGGYVMSPSLSKEQLFTIIDFAPNWTYVGCEVKVLVSGKFLKTAESGEWCCMFGQTEVPADIIANGILECVAPMHEAGRVPFYVTCSNRLACSEVREFEYKVLESQGFDRDTDDSSTACNSIESLEARFVKLLCSKSDCTHSSLPGGNDSDLSQVSEKISLLLFENDDQLDQMLMNEISQENMKNNLLQEALKESLHSWLLQKIAEGGKGPNVLDEGGQGVLHFAAALGYNWALEPTIVAGVSVDFRDVNGWTALHWAAFFGRELIIGSLIALGASPGTLTDPNPDFPSGSTPSDLAYANGYKGIAGYLSEYALRTHVSLLSLNEKNAETSLGAAVEAAPSPSSSALTDSLTAVRNASQAAARIHQVFRAQSFQKKQMKEFGDRKLGMSEERALSMLAPKTHRPGRGHSDDSVQAAAIRIQNKFRGYKGRKDYLITRQRIIKIQAHVRGYQVRKNYRKIIWSVGILEKVILRWRRKGAGLRGFKSDALVTKMQYGTEKEEDDDFFKQGRKQTEERLEKALARVKSMVQYPEARDQYRRLLNVVNDIQESKVEKALANSEEATCFDDDLIDIEALLGDDDTLMMPMSSTLWNV; encoded by the exons ATGGCGGAAGCAAGACGTTTTAGCCTTAATAACGAACTAG ATGTTGGCCAAATACTTTCAGAAGCAAGAAATCGATGGCTTCGTCCTCCTGAAATCTGCGAAATCTTACAGAATTACCAAAAGTTTCAAATTTCTACCGAGCCACCTACTACACCTGCAA GTGGATCTGTTTTTCTGTTTGATCGAAAGGTGCTCAGATACTTCAGGAAAGACGGTCACAACTGGAGGAAGAAAAGAGATGGAAAGACGGTTAAAGAAGCTCATGAGAGGTTGAAG GCTGGAAGCGTTGATGTGCTACATTGTTACTATGCACATGGACAGGACAATGAACATTTTCAAAGACGCAGTTATTGGATGCTTCAAGA AGAGCTTTCCCACATAGTTTTTGTCCACTATCTCGAAGTTAAG GGTAGTAGAGTTTCTACTTCTTATAATCGGATGCAAAGGACTGAAGATTCTACTCAAGAAACTGGGGAAGTCTACACCAGTGAACGCAATGGTTATGCTTCCGGCAGCATTAATCAATATGATCACAGCAACAATCAGTCACAAGCTACTGACTCAGCAAGTGTCAATGGTGTTCACACCCCAGAACTTGAAGATGCACAATCAG CATACAATCAGCAGGGGAGCCCCATCCTTTACTCACACCAAACACTTCAGCAGCCTCCAGCTACTAGTTTTGATCCTTACTATCAGATGTCTTTGACAC CCGGGGATAGCTATCAGAAAGAGATTCACACAATCCCCTCGTCCACTATGGTAGAAAAAAGCAGAACTATCAACGGTCCTGTTGTAACAAATAGCATAAAAAACAAAAAATCCATTGATTCCCAAACCTGGGAAGAGATATTGGGAAATTGTGGTTCTGGAGGCGAAGGTTTACCTATGCAGCCTCACAGTGAGCATGAAGGGCTTGATCAAATGCTCCAAAGCTACTCTTTTACTATGCAAGATTTCGCCAGTCTACAGGAGTCCATTGTCAAAAGCCAG AATCAGGAGTTAAGTTCAGGACTTACATCTGATCGTTCAATGTGGTTCCAAGGACAAG ATATAGAGCCAAATGCGCTAAGCAATTTAGCTTCAAGTGAAAAAGCTCCATATCTATCTACGATGAAACAGCATTTGTTAGACGGTGCTTTGGGCGAAGAAGGCTTGAAAAAAATGGACAGTTTCAACCGCTGGATGAGCAAAGAGCTCGGAGAACTCGGAGATGTTGGTGTTACTGCTGATGCAAACGAGTCTTTTACTCATTCGAGTTCCACAGCCTACTGGGAAGAAGTTGAGAGTGAGGATGTCTCTAATGGTGGATATGTTATGAGTCCTTCCTTATCAAAGGAACAGCTCTTTACCATCATTGACTTTGCTCCAAACTGGACTTATGTGGGTTGTGAAGTGAAGGTTCTCGTTAGTGGAAAATTCTTAAAGACGGCTGAGAGCGGAGAGTGGTGTTGCATGTTTGGGCAAACAGAAGTTCCAGCGGATATTATAGCTAATGGTATCCTCGAGTGCGTTGCTCCTATGCATGAGGCTGGAAGAGTTCCCTTTTATGTAACATGTTCCAACAGGTTAGCGTGCAGCGAAGTGCGTGAGTTCGAGTACAAGGTTCTGGAGTCTCAAGGCTTTGATAGAGACACAGATGATTCTTCCACCGCATGCAACTCTATTGAAAGTCTCGAGGCAAGATTTGTGAAACTCTTGTGCTCCAAATCTGATTGCACGCACTCTTCTCTTCCCGGGGGGAACGACAGTGATTTGTCCCAAGTGAGCGAGAAGATTAGTTTGCTGCTTTTCGAGAACGATGACCAGTTGGATCAGATGCTGATGAATGAAATCTCTCAAGAGAATATGAAGAACAACCTCTTGCAGGAAGCTCTGAAAGAAAGCTTACACTCATGGCTTTTGCAAAAGATAGCAGAAGGTGGGAAAGGTCCGAACGTGTTGGACGAAGGTGGCCAAGGTGTATTGCACTTTGCTGCTGCTCTTGGTTACAACTGGGCGTTGGAACCGACGATAGTCGCTGGTGTAAGCGTTGATTTTCGCGACGTGAATGGCTGGACTGCACTTCACTGGGCAGCTTTCTTTGGCAGAGAGCTGATAATAGGTTCTCTCATAGCTCTCGGTGCATCTCCTGGAACTTTGACTGATCCGAATCCGGATTTTCCATCAGGAAGCACACCTTCTGATCTAGCCTACGCTAATGGCTACAAAGGAATCGCTGGCTATCTCTCGGAATACGCCTTGAGAACACATGTTTCTTTGCTCAGTCTAAATGAGAAAAACGCAGAAACATCTCTAGGAGCAGCGGTTGAGGCAGCTCCTAGCCCGTCCAGCTCGGCGTTAACAGACTCTCTCACAGCTGTGCGTAACGCTAGCCAAGCGGCGGCCAGGATTCATCAGGTTTTCAGGGCTCAGTCTTTCCAGAAGAAGCAGATGAAAGAGTTTGGAGACAGGAAGCTGGGGATGTCGGAAGAGCGTGCTCTTTCGATGCTTGCTCCAAAAACACACAGACCAGGAAGGGGGCATAGTGATGATTCCGTGCAAGCTGCTGCGATCAGGATTCAGAACAAGTTCCGTGGTTACAAGGGAAGAAAAGATTATCTGATTACACGTCAAAGAATCATCAAGATACAG GCTCATGTAAGAGGTTATCAGGTAAGGAAAAACTACAGGAAGATAATTTGGTCAGTGGGGATACTAGAGAAGGTGATATTGCGTTGGAGAAGGAAAGGAGCTGGTTTGCGTGGGTTTAAGTCAGACGCACTTGTTACCAAAATGCAATATGGAACAGAGAAAGAAGAAGATGATGATTTCTTCAAGCAAGGTAGAAAGCAAACAGAGGAAAGGCTTGAAAAGGCTCTTGCAAGAGTTAAGTCAATGGTTCAGTATCCTGAAGCTAGAGATCAATACCGTAGGTTACTAAATGTGGTCAACGACATCCAAGAAAGCAAG GTTGAAAAGGCTCTTGCAAATTCAGAAGAAGCAACTTGTTTTGATGATGATCTGATAGATATTGAGGCATTGTTGGGAGATGATGACACTTTGATGATGCCTATGTCCTCAACTTTGTGGAACGTTTGA
- the LOC106341974 gene encoding calmodulin-binding transcription activator 3 isoform X1 produces the protein MAEARRFSLNNELDVGQILSEARNRWLRPPEICEILQNYQKFQISTEPPTTPASGSVFLFDRKVLRYFRKDGHNWRKKRDGKTVKEAHERLKAGSVDVLHCYYAHGQDNEHFQRRSYWMLQEELSHIVFVHYLEVKGSRVSTSYNRMQRTEDSTQETGEVYTSERNGYASGSINQYDHSNNQSQATDSASVNGVHTPELEDAQSAYNQQGSPILYSHQTLQQPPATSFDPYYQMSLTPGDSYQKEIHTIPSSTMVEKSRTINGPVVTNSIKNKKSIDSQTWEEILGNCGSGGEGLPMQPHSEHEGLDQMLQSYSFTMQDFASLQESIVKSQNQELSSGLTSDRSMWFQGQAVDIEPNALSNLASSEKAPYLSTMKQHLLDGALGEEGLKKMDSFNRWMSKELGELGDVGVTADANESFTHSSSTAYWEEVESEDVSNGGYVMSPSLSKEQLFTIIDFAPNWTYVGCEVKVLVSGKFLKTAESGEWCCMFGQTEVPADIIANGILECVAPMHEAGRVPFYVTCSNRLACSEVREFEYKVLESQGFDRDTDDSSTACNSIESLEARFVKLLCSKSDCTHSSLPGGNDSDLSQVSEKISLLLFENDDQLDQMLMNEISQENMKNNLLQEALKESLHSWLLQKIAEGGKGPNVLDEGGQGVLHFAAALGYNWALEPTIVAGVSVDFRDVNGWTALHWAAFFGRELIIGSLIALGASPGTLTDPNPDFPSGSTPSDLAYANGYKGIAGYLSEYALRTHVSLLSLNEKNAETSLGAAVEAAPSPSSSALTDSLTAVRNASQAAARIHQVFRAQSFQKKQMKEFGDRKLGMSEERALSMLAPKTHRPGRGHSDDSVQAAAIRIQNKFRGYKGRKDYLITRQRIIKIQAHVRGYQVRKNYRKIIWSVGILEKVILRWRRKGAGLRGFKSDALVTKMQYGTEKEEDDDFFKQGRKQTEERLEKALARVKSMVQYPEARDQYRRLLNVVNDIQESKVEKALANSEEATCFDDDLIDIEALLGDDDTLMMPMSSTLWNV, from the exons ATGGCGGAAGCAAGACGTTTTAGCCTTAATAACGAACTAG ATGTTGGCCAAATACTTTCAGAAGCAAGAAATCGATGGCTTCGTCCTCCTGAAATCTGCGAAATCTTACAGAATTACCAAAAGTTTCAAATTTCTACCGAGCCACCTACTACACCTGCAA GTGGATCTGTTTTTCTGTTTGATCGAAAGGTGCTCAGATACTTCAGGAAAGACGGTCACAACTGGAGGAAGAAAAGAGATGGAAAGACGGTTAAAGAAGCTCATGAGAGGTTGAAG GCTGGAAGCGTTGATGTGCTACATTGTTACTATGCACATGGACAGGACAATGAACATTTTCAAAGACGCAGTTATTGGATGCTTCAAGA AGAGCTTTCCCACATAGTTTTTGTCCACTATCTCGAAGTTAAG GGTAGTAGAGTTTCTACTTCTTATAATCGGATGCAAAGGACTGAAGATTCTACTCAAGAAACTGGGGAAGTCTACACCAGTGAACGCAATGGTTATGCTTCCGGCAGCATTAATCAATATGATCACAGCAACAATCAGTCACAAGCTACTGACTCAGCAAGTGTCAATGGTGTTCACACCCCAGAACTTGAAGATGCACAATCAG CATACAATCAGCAGGGGAGCCCCATCCTTTACTCACACCAAACACTTCAGCAGCCTCCAGCTACTAGTTTTGATCCTTACTATCAGATGTCTTTGACAC CCGGGGATAGCTATCAGAAAGAGATTCACACAATCCCCTCGTCCACTATGGTAGAAAAAAGCAGAACTATCAACGGTCCTGTTGTAACAAATAGCATAAAAAACAAAAAATCCATTGATTCCCAAACCTGGGAAGAGATATTGGGAAATTGTGGTTCTGGAGGCGAAGGTTTACCTATGCAGCCTCACAGTGAGCATGAAGGGCTTGATCAAATGCTCCAAAGCTACTCTTTTACTATGCAAGATTTCGCCAGTCTACAGGAGTCCATTGTCAAAAGCCAG AATCAGGAGTTAAGTTCAGGACTTACATCTGATCGTTCAATGTGGTTCCAAGGACAAG CTGTAGATATAGAGCCAAATGCGCTAAGCAATTTAGCTTCAAGTGAAAAAGCTCCATATCTATCTACGATGAAACAGCATTTGTTAGACGGTGCTTTGGGCGAAGAAGGCTTGAAAAAAATGGACAGTTTCAACCGCTGGATGAGCAAAGAGCTCGGAGAACTCGGAGATGTTGGTGTTACTGCTGATGCAAACGAGTCTTTTACTCATTCGAGTTCCACAGCCTACTGGGAAGAAGTTGAGAGTGAGGATGTCTCTAATGGTGGATATGTTATGAGTCCTTCCTTATCAAAGGAACAGCTCTTTACCATCATTGACTTTGCTCCAAACTGGACTTATGTGGGTTGTGAAGTGAAGGTTCTCGTTAGTGGAAAATTCTTAAAGACGGCTGAGAGCGGAGAGTGGTGTTGCATGTTTGGGCAAACAGAAGTTCCAGCGGATATTATAGCTAATGGTATCCTCGAGTGCGTTGCTCCTATGCATGAGGCTGGAAGAGTTCCCTTTTATGTAACATGTTCCAACAGGTTAGCGTGCAGCGAAGTGCGTGAGTTCGAGTACAAGGTTCTGGAGTCTCAAGGCTTTGATAGAGACACAGATGATTCTTCCACCGCATGCAACTCTATTGAAAGTCTCGAGGCAAGATTTGTGAAACTCTTGTGCTCCAAATCTGATTGCACGCACTCTTCTCTTCCCGGGGGGAACGACAGTGATTTGTCCCAAGTGAGCGAGAAGATTAGTTTGCTGCTTTTCGAGAACGATGACCAGTTGGATCAGATGCTGATGAATGAAATCTCTCAAGAGAATATGAAGAACAACCTCTTGCAGGAAGCTCTGAAAGAAAGCTTACACTCATGGCTTTTGCAAAAGATAGCAGAAGGTGGGAAAGGTCCGAACGTGTTGGACGAAGGTGGCCAAGGTGTATTGCACTTTGCTGCTGCTCTTGGTTACAACTGGGCGTTGGAACCGACGATAGTCGCTGGTGTAAGCGTTGATTTTCGCGACGTGAATGGCTGGACTGCACTTCACTGGGCAGCTTTCTTTGGCAGAGAGCTGATAATAGGTTCTCTCATAGCTCTCGGTGCATCTCCTGGAACTTTGACTGATCCGAATCCGGATTTTCCATCAGGAAGCACACCTTCTGATCTAGCCTACGCTAATGGCTACAAAGGAATCGCTGGCTATCTCTCGGAATACGCCTTGAGAACACATGTTTCTTTGCTCAGTCTAAATGAGAAAAACGCAGAAACATCTCTAGGAGCAGCGGTTGAGGCAGCTCCTAGCCCGTCCAGCTCGGCGTTAACAGACTCTCTCACAGCTGTGCGTAACGCTAGCCAAGCGGCGGCCAGGATTCATCAGGTTTTCAGGGCTCAGTCTTTCCAGAAGAAGCAGATGAAAGAGTTTGGAGACAGGAAGCTGGGGATGTCGGAAGAGCGTGCTCTTTCGATGCTTGCTCCAAAAACACACAGACCAGGAAGGGGGCATAGTGATGATTCCGTGCAAGCTGCTGCGATCAGGATTCAGAACAAGTTCCGTGGTTACAAGGGAAGAAAAGATTATCTGATTACACGTCAAAGAATCATCAAGATACAG GCTCATGTAAGAGGTTATCAGGTAAGGAAAAACTACAGGAAGATAATTTGGTCAGTGGGGATACTAGAGAAGGTGATATTGCGTTGGAGAAGGAAAGGAGCTGGTTTGCGTGGGTTTAAGTCAGACGCACTTGTTACCAAAATGCAATATGGAACAGAGAAAGAAGAAGATGATGATTTCTTCAAGCAAGGTAGAAAGCAAACAGAGGAAAGGCTTGAAAAGGCTCTTGCAAGAGTTAAGTCAATGGTTCAGTATCCTGAAGCTAGAGATCAATACCGTAGGTTACTAAATGTGGTCAACGACATCCAAGAAAGCAAG GTTGAAAAGGCTCTTGCAAATTCAGAAGAAGCAACTTGTTTTGATGATGATCTGATAGATATTGAGGCATTGTTGGGAGATGATGACACTTTGATGATGCCTATGTCCTCAACTTTGTGGAACGTTTGA
- the LOC106341659 gene encoding uncharacterized protein LOC106341659, translated as MVSMEALAMAGTDYQEWGLSVQEWELQESVVPPHLLADDSEKDEEEDYQNEDDRVFDGVEFKQSLTCDIRASVGKLIEESMSHIIVHLKLLKFLRHLLENFLFSHVLDFIL; from the coding sequence ATGGTTTCCATGGAGGCTTTAGCGATGGCAGGAACCGATTATCAAGAATGGGGACTTAGTGTTCAGGAATGGGAGCTTCAAGAATCAGTAGTTCCGCCCCATTTGCTTGCAGATGATTCTGAAAAGGACGAAGAAGAAGATTATCAAAATGAGGATGATAGAGTTTTCGATGGTGTAGAGTTTAAACAATCTCTTACTTGTGACATTCGAGCTTCGGTTGGGAAATTGATTGAAGAATCGATGTCACATATCATTGTTCACCTCAAGCTGCTTAAGTTCTTGAGACATCTTCTTGAGAACTTTTTGTTTAGCCATGTTCTTGATTTTATTTTGTAA
- the LOC106338890 gene encoding uncharacterized protein LOC106338890, with protein MVRGSAEDGYERLPSYLEQIKAANPGSITAIELDSLNRFKYLFLAFGASIRGFKYQRRVIVVDGTHLSGKYGGTMLVAAAQDGNFQIYPLAFGIVDGENDESWEWFFTKLASCVSDEYPLVIVSDRHASIINACAAYAHTLYDFDRYMDEIRSANPDLADYLEEADVTLWSRVHCQGDRYNLKTSNIAESINSALKRARGFPIQFLLEFIREKLGRWYWKRRGDALSLTTQHSRGVEHLLAVREENAYTLRVQQIDGWKFFVKGGNRDSSSTSKSEAVGTCLSNIRRLGSSLGKSVTGLTRQSSLEELGSVVRLGSLASFRPAFAPFTLSLCNFEFTVFKNY; from the exons ATGGTGAGAGGATCAGCGGAAGACGGGTATGAGCGACTGCCTTCATATTTGGAGCAAATCAAGGCAGCAAATCCGGGTTCTATCACAGCTATAGAACTTGATTCTCTGAATAGATTTAAGTATCTATTTCTTGCTTTTGGAGCTTCGATCAGAGGATTTAAGTATCAGAGAAGGGTCATTGTGGTAGATGGGACTCACCTAAGTGGGAAGTATGGGGGTACTATGTTGGTTGCAGCCGCACAAGACGGTAATTTTCAGATATATCCATTGGCTTTTGGGATCGTAGATGGTGAGAATGATGAATCTTGGGAATGGTTTTTCACAAAATTGGCGAGCTGTGTATCTGATGAGTATCCTCTGGTGATAGTCTCCGACAGGCACGCCTCCATTATAAATGCGT GTGCTGCTTATGCTCATACACTTTACGATTTTGATCGGTACATGGATGAGATACGGAGTGCAAATCCGGATCTTGCTGATTATCTGGAGGAAGCCGATGTGACCCTATGGTCTAGGGTTCATTGTCAGGGAGACAGGTACAACTTAAAAACGAGCAATATCGCTGAATCAATTAACTCCGCACTGAAGCGAGCAAGAGGATTTCCTATTCAGTTCCTGCTGGAGTTCATAAGGGAGAAGCTAGGAAGGTGGTACTGGAAAAGGAGAGGAGATGCTTTGAGTCTTACAACTCAACATAGTCGGGGTGTTGAACACTTGCTTGCTGTCCGAGAGGAGAACGCGTATACTCTGAGAGTCCAACAAATTGATGGATGGAAGTTCTTTGTGAAAGGTGGCAATAGGGACT CTTCTTCAACGAGTAAATCTGAAGCGGTGGGAACTTGTTTGTCCAATATAAGAAGGCTAGGATCATCACTCGGTAAGTCGGTTACAGGACTCACAAGACAGAGCTCTCTCGAGGAACTCGGCTCTGTAGTAAGACTCGGTTCTTTGGCTTCCTTCCGTCCTGCTTTCGCCCCATTCACACTTTCACTCTGCAATTTCGAGTTCACAGTGTTTAAAAACTATTAA